The following are from one region of the Anomaloglossus baeobatrachus isolate aAnoBae1 chromosome 1, aAnoBae1.hap1, whole genome shotgun sequence genome:
- the LOC142246080 gene encoding olfactory receptor 5V1-like produces the protein MDNSTTFTVFYLCAFANSMKLKSLLFTIFFIIYLSTLIGNVVIIILTKMDHRLQTPMYFLLRNLSYLDICYTSTTLPQMLVNLLIEHLAISLPACIFQLYVFLSLAASESSLLATMAYDRYVAICNPLRYSVIMSKDACLHMVAGTWVIGGIYGAIHTANTFRLPFCGSNVLNHYFCDIPPLLKISCINTFPNEATVIVVGGFLMVGCFLLICGSYLHILISVLNIPKGRGRSKPFSTCISHLIVVLLFYGSGSFMYMRPKSNLLADKEWLLSLFYTCITPLLNPLIYSLRNKEIQGAFAKLVKGVLVKRQY, from the coding sequence ATGGATAACTCCACCACATTTACTGTCTTCTATTTGTGTGCCTTCGCCAACAGTATGAAACTAAAAAGTTTATTATTCACTATATTCTTCATTATTTACCTTTCCACACTAATAGGCAATGTGGTTATTATCATTCTCACAAAAATGGATCATCGCCTTCAGACACCAATGTACTTTCTTCTTCGAAATCTTTCCTATTTGGACATTTGCTATACGTCTACCACACTTCCACAAATGCTTGTCAATTTATTAATAGAGCATTTAGCCATTTCCCTACCAGCATGTATTTTCCAGCTATATGTCTTCCTCTCATTAGCAGCCTCGGAGTCTTCCTTACTGGCCACGATGGCTTATGATCGATACGTTGCTATATGTAATCCATTGAGATATTCAGTTATCATGAGTAAAGATGCTTGTCTCCATATGGTTGCCGGGACTTGGGTAATTGGTGGTATTTATGGAGCAATTCATACTGCAAACACTTTTAGATTGCCTTTTTGTGGTTCCAATGTTCTTAATCATTACTTTTGTGATATTCCGCCATTGTTGAAAATCTCCTGTATTAATACGTTCCCTAATGAGGCCACTGTTATTGTGGTGGGGGGGTTTCTAATGGTTGGCTGTTTCTTGTTGATTTGTGGCTCGTATCTGCACATTCTAATTTCAGTCTTGAACATTCCTAAAGGACGTGGGAGAAGCAAACCTTTTTCTACGTGTATATCCCACCTTATTGTTGTACTGCTCTTTTATGGAAGCGGTAGCTTCATGTATATGCGTCCAAAATCAAATCTTTTGGCTGATAAGGAATGGCTTCTGTCTCTGTTCTACACCTGTATTACACCGCTCTTAAATCCCCTCATATACAGCTTACGGAACAAGGAAATCCAAGGGGCATTTGCAAAACTTGTTAAGGGAGTATTGGTGAAAAGACAATACTAG